In one Watersipora subatra chromosome 6, tzWatSuba1.1, whole genome shotgun sequence genomic region, the following are encoded:
- the LOC137398307 gene encoding serine/threonine-protein phosphatase 6 regulatory ankyrin repeat subunit C-like: MEREVYCREVTGETGAEAEADESVGEAEPTGGDGKVGDSKEAAEVDGKGSLVKKAGLSTFLKYLSSQSRGRLLNKRRIHFQAIKDVDQPAIISPTEHLQETMEQWIREYIKVSGAPDITSLRAALTTTLPDQLLQLILTIRKSKSHTALLLAIFQGHREVAHLLLTPLRGIADELLLEKDEDGRTALYWAALKRDRYLVELLLHTVSSGKKNRLIAEEDGKGFTALTWAACSGYTELVENLLISLSVEQRVSLLNVKTINLHTALHIAACMGHTSTLQSMLTSIPPNKVSALLSIKDRNSRTPLDEAEYEGNKETVEFLKSWQQPVLAAHAAPTFWRFATLHEVDIHKTKAHAAATDKTIASLQEADRHKTEELANQKEELVESQLQIAALQEENSQMKTALATQREESQLQIVALQEADNRKTADMAAMMERLDRLCTPIDTDETGDQLHDPQG, translated from the exons ATGGAGAGAGAGGTTTATTGTAGAGAAGTTACCGGAGAAACTGGGGCAG AAGCTGAGGCAGATGAGAGTGTAGGAGAAGCAGAACCTACAGGAGGTGATGGAAAAGTGGGAGATTCAAAAGAAGCAGCTGAAGTGGATGGCAAAGGCTCTCTAGTAAAGAAGGCAGGTCTCTCTACtttcttaaaatatctatccag CCAATCAAGAGGCAGATTGTTGAATAAGAGGCGGATACATTTTCAAGCTATAAAAGACGTGGATCAGCCAGCAATCATATCACCTACAGAGCACCTACAG GAGACAATGGAACAGTGGATTAGGGAGTACATTAAAGTTAGTGGAGCTCCTGATATTACCTCTCTTAGGGCTGCTCTAACAACCACCCTTCCTGATCAGCTACTTCAACTTATACTAACTATCAGAAAAAGTAAGTCGCACACAGCTCTGCTATTGGCTATCTTCCAAGGCCACCGTGAAGTAGCTCATCTGTTACTCACTCCATTGAGAGGaatagcagatgagttgctgCTTGAGAAGGATGAGGATGGACGTACAGCTCTGTACTGGGCTGCATTGAAGAGAGATAGATATTTAGTAGAGCTGTTGCTTCATACTGTATCATCTGGTAAAAAGAATAGGCTGATAGCTGAAGAGGATGGTAAGGGTTTCACAGCTCTAACATGGGCTGCATGTAGTGGATATACAGAGTTAGTAGAGAATCTACTGATCAGTCTGTCAGTAGAGCAACGAGTCTCCCTGCTCAACGTAAAGACTATCAACCTACACACAGCACTGCACATAGCAGCCTGCATGGGACACACATCAACCCTACAGTCAATGCTGACCTCCATCCCTCCTAATAAAGTTTCTGCTCTCCTCAGTATAAAGGACAGAAACAGTAGAACTCCTCTGGACGAAGCAGAGTATGAGGGAAACAAAGAGACAGTAGAGTTCCTTAAGAGCTGGCAGCAGCCAGTATTAGCAG CCCATGCTGCTCCCACTTTTTGGAGGTTTGCTACCCTTCATGAAGTTGACATACACAAAACAAAAG caCATGCTGCTGCTACTGACAAGACAATTGCTTCCCTCCAGGAAGCTGACAGACACAAAACAGAAG AGTTGGCCAATCAGAAGGAAGAGTTAGTAGAGTCTCAGCTACAGATTGCAGCTCTTCAGGAAGAAAACAGTCAGATGAAAACAG CATTGGCCACTCAAAGAGAAGAGTCTCAGCTGCAGATTGTAGCCTTGCAGGAAGCGGATAATCGCAAGACtgcag ATATGGCTGCCATGATGGAGAGACTTGACAGACTATGTACTCCCATTGATACAGACGAGACAGGAGACCAGCTTCACGATCCTCAGGGCTGA